The Desulfovibrio psychrotolerans genomic interval CCTCGCGCGGGACGGTGAGGGAAAAGCCGCTTTCCGTTTCAGGGGGGGGCACAGAAGCTTTTGGGGAAGTTTTTTGGGAAGCCAGTGAGGAGGCTGATGCGTTTGGCGATAAGGTTTCCGGCGGAGAGGCCGGGATATGCGGGACGTTTGTCATGGTATGTTCTTCCGGACTGGCTTGACCGTGTGGGCTGATTCAGTGTAGGGCTAATGAGATTTGGGGCGGCCACAAGGGCCGTTTTTTTGCAAGCACTCTTCAAGGAGGCCAGAGTGGCTGTTTACGTGGTTGACCATCCGTTGGTCAAACATAAACTCGGGCGTCTGCGTGAAGTTGACGTCACTGTGTCAGAGTTTCGCGCACTTTCCAATGAAATCTGCAGGCTTCTTACCTACGAAGCCACCAAGAAGCTCACCGTCGAGCCTAAAGTCATCCAAGGCTGGGCCGGACCTGTCACTGTTGAGCAGATAAAGGGAAAAAAGGCAACCGTCGTTCCCATTCTGCGCGCCGGTCTGGGCATGCTGGACGGGTTGCTGGACATGATCCCCGGTGCCAAGGTCAGCGTTGTGGGCATGTTCCGCAATGAAGAAACCCTTGAGCCCGTGGAATACTATGTCAAGCTGGCCAAAAACATCGACGAGCGCACCGCCATTATCATCGATCCCATGCTGGCAACGGGGGGCACCCTCATAGCCACCATCAACCTGCTGAAAAAGGCCGGTTGCAAGAGCATTGTTGGCCTGTTCCTTGTGGCGGCACCGGAAGGCATCGAGCGCGTCATCAAAGCGCATCCCGATGTGGATATCTATACCGCAGCCATTGACGAGCGACTTAATGAGCACGGGTATATTCTTCCCGGTCTGGGCGATGCGGGCGACAAGATTTTCGGGACCAAGTAGGTTCCGTACCGTCCGCGTAACGGCAGGAGCATTTGCCCTTGGTGTTTCCGTTCCCGGTTTTCCGGGAGCGGCCCCAAAGGGCGGATGCTCTTTTTTTCGGTGTGCCGTCCGGTCTGGCGGCATGTGGCGTGCGCATGGTGTGCCGTTCGCGAAGGGGGCGGACGGCCTGAACGTATTGTAACGATTTTTCTGTGAGGAGGGCATGGTGTCCGATACGAGTACGGAGTATTCCTTCAGGCTGAAAGACAGCCTTGTGGGCGCGCAGATGTTGTTTGTGGCCTTTGGCGCGCTTGTTCTGGTGCCGCTGCTGACAGGGCTTGATCCTAACGTGGCACTCTTTACCGCCGGGGCAGGCACGCTGCTGTTTCAGGTTGTCACCAAACGCAGTGTTCCCGTGTTTCTGGCATCCTCTTTTGCTTTCATCGCGCCCATCATCTACGGGGTGCAGACTTGGGGTGTGGCAGGAACTATGTGCGGGCTTGCTGCCGCCGGCCTGCTGTACGTTCTGCTGGCATTGCTCATCAAGATGCAGGGGCCGCAGGTGCTGGAACGCGTGCTGCCCAGCGTGGTCACAGGACCGGTGATTATGGTTATCGGCCTTATTCTGGCGCCGGTGGCCGTGTTCATGGCTCTGGGTAAAACGGGCGACGGAGCCATACAGCTTATCCCGCAGGGACCTGCTCTGTTCATCTCCATGGCATCTCTTGCCGCCACCATCCTTGCCTCCCTGCTGGGAAGGGGCATGCTATCGCTGGTGCCCATTCTTCTGGGGATAGTGGTGGGGTACGTGCTTTCGCTCCTGTTCGGCTATGTGGACTTCTCTCCCGTCCGGGACGCTCCGTGGCTGGCCGTTCCTTCATTCACCTTCCCGGAATGGAATCTTGAGGCCATTATCTTTATTGTTCCCGTGGCCATTGCTCCTGCCATAGAGCATGTGGGCGATGTGCTGGCCATAGGGTCTGTGACGGGTAAGAAGTATATTGATAAGCCCGGAGTACACCGCACCATGATGGGGGACGGACTCGCCACCACACTCGCCTCCATGCTGGGCGGTCCCCCCAACACCACGTATTCCGAAGTAACTGGAGCCGTTGCACTGACCCGTTCGTTCAACCCCGGCATCATGACCTGGGCAGCCATCACCGCCATAGTGCTGGCTTTTGTCGGCAAGCTGGGGGCACTGCTGCAGACCATTCCGGTGCCGGTTATGGGTGGCATCATGATCCTGCTTTTTGGTACCATCGTCGTTGTGGGTATTAATTCGCTGGTGCGGGCAGGCAATGACCTCATGGAACCCCGCAACATGGCCATTGTTGCGATTATTCTGGTATTCGGCATAGGTGGCATGGCCTTTCATGCCGGTGAGTTCTCCATCAAGGGAATCGGCCTTGCCGGTATAGTGGGGGTTCTGCTTAACCTGCTGCTGCCCAGAGGAAAGAAAAAAGAAATCAAATAGCCGGGTTGTGCCGTCTTTGGCGTACATTCCGAAAGGCACCTGCTGCCCCCCGGACCATGTCGGTCCGGGGGGCTTTTCAGTTGTTGCAAACAGGAGAGGTTTTGCGCAATGAATATATGAAACTATATTTAATATCATATTTCAGGAGGGGGGATTATGAACGCTATGGAGCGATTACGGCTTACGGCTCCAAATGTGGCGGCTCTTGCCCGTGAGCTGAATATTGACGGGCGTGTGGCGGATGCCGTGGAGCACAACGCCATAAGGGCCGAAGCACGGGGTTTGGAAAATCATCAGCGTACCATTGTGCAGCATTGTGAAGATGGGCTCAGCACTACCCGGTTGGAGGCCTTAAGGCTTCTGGATGCGGAACGTGCCGACAGGGCAGAGCGTGCAGCCTATAGTCCTCTGCAACGTCTGGATGAGGCTCGCCGTATGGCGGAATGGAATATTCAGCAGGCCATTTTCAATCGCAGGAGAGATCTGGAGGAGTCGTTCAAAACGATTACGGAACTCAAAAGCACGTTGTGGAGTATCCGCAGCAGGCGGAATTATAAACGTGATCCCAGGCCTCCGGGAAACAAAGGGCTAGCAGGAGCCATTCTTTTTGCCGCCCTTGTCATGGAAACCCTTATGAACGGTGTGCTCTTTGCCAGCGGAAGCGAGCGGGGGCTTCTGGGCGGGGTTACGCAGGCGTTGTTCATCTCAATCATCAATCTGTTGTTGTCGTTTGGTCTGGGGTATCTGCTCAAGCGT includes:
- a CDS encoding uracil-xanthine permease family protein is translated as MVSDTSTEYSFRLKDSLVGAQMLFVAFGALVLVPLLTGLDPNVALFTAGAGTLLFQVVTKRSVPVFLASSFAFIAPIIYGVQTWGVAGTMCGLAAAGLLYVLLALLIKMQGPQVLERVLPSVVTGPVIMVIGLILAPVAVFMALGKTGDGAIQLIPQGPALFISMASLAATILASLLGRGMLSLVPILLGIVVGYVLSLLFGYVDFSPVRDAPWLAVPSFTFPEWNLEAIIFIVPVAIAPAIEHVGDVLAIGSVTGKKYIDKPGVHRTMMGDGLATTLASMLGGPPNTTYSEVTGAVALTRSFNPGIMTWAAITAIVLAFVGKLGALLQTIPVPVMGGIMILLFGTIVVVGINSLVRAGNDLMEPRNMAIVAIILVFGIGGMAFHAGEFSIKGIGLAGIVGVLLNLLLPRGKKKEIK
- the upp gene encoding uracil phosphoribosyltransferase — protein: MAVYVVDHPLVKHKLGRLREVDVTVSEFRALSNEICRLLTYEATKKLTVEPKVIQGWAGPVTVEQIKGKKATVVPILRAGLGMLDGLLDMIPGAKVSVVGMFRNEETLEPVEYYVKLAKNIDERTAIIIDPMLATGGTLIATINLLKKAGCKSIVGLFLVAAPEGIERVIKAHPDVDIYTAAIDERLNEHGYILPGLGDAGDKIFGTK